The proteins below are encoded in one region of Hordeum vulgare subsp. vulgare chromosome 3H, MorexV3_pseudomolecules_assembly, whole genome shotgun sequence:
- the LOC123442995 gene encoding serine/threonine protein phosphatase 2A 57 kDa regulatory subunit B' kappa isoform-like, with protein MWKQFIGKLSWKSLKSGPGGGGGGGSPTAKSNPMSPRENGAFGKPPASPRSPSGAAGAEGRSREDAFIEKVTICCTVYDFTDRGKDSPEKERKRQVLMSLVDCIGAAEEPLTEAMMSACVRMFAVNLFRVFPPKVRSGTTASETEEDEPFFDPSWYHLQVVYELLLRFVTSPFVDPKVARKYVDSSFISKLLDLFDSDDPRERDCLKTVLHRIYGKFMGNRPFIRKAVSNIFYRFVSEADHHNGISELLEVFGSVISGFAKPLKEEHKLFLWKALIPLHKPKTVGVYLPQLTYCITQFIEKEPKLAGTVIRGLLKYWPVTNSQKEMMFLGELEEVLELIDMAEFQKCMVPLFRRIANCLNSSHFQVAERALFLWNNEHLFGMISQNRQVIVPIVYPALERNARLHWNQSVLNVTMNVRKMFFDMDERLLLACQSNFQADEEKRAAAEERRRLTWEQLERNADPAFQPAKAPPSAAPPRVPTVT; from the exons ATGTGGAAGCAATTTATCGGCAAGCTGTCGTGGAAATCGCTGAAATCTggccctggcggcggcggcggagggggctCGCCCACGGCGAAGTCCAATCCCATGTCTCCCAGGGAAAATGGGGCCTTCGGGAAGCCCCCCGCCTCGCCCAGGTCGCCCTCGGGGGCCGCCGGAGCCGAGGGGAGGTCCAGGGAGGACGCCTTCATCGAGAAGGTGACTATTTGCTGCACGGTGTACGACTTCACTGACCGGGGCAAGGACTCGccggagaaggagaggaagcggcaggtcctcatgtccctcgtcgACTGCATTGGCGCCGCCGAGGAGCCGCTCACGGAGGCGATGATGTCGGCGTGCGTGCGCATGTTCGCCGTTAATCTCTTCAGGGTCTTCCCACCCAAGGTCCGATCAGGCACCACCGCATCGGAGACAGAGGAGGACGAGCCCTTCTTCGACCCCTCTTGGTACCACCTGCAAGTTGTGTATGAACTGCTTCTGCGGTTTGTGACCTCGCCATTTGTTGACCCCAAGGTAGCCAGGAAGTATGTGGACAGTTCGTTCATCTCCAAGCTGCTTGACCTGTTTGATTCTGATGATCCCAGAGAGAGGGACTGCCTGAAGACAGTATTGCACAGGATATATGGAAAATTCATGGGAAACCGACCGTTCATCCGCAAGGCCGTGAGCAATATCTTCTATAGGTTCGTCTCCGAGGCCGATCATCACAATGGAATATCCGAGCTCTTGGAGGTGTTTGGCAGCGTGATAAGTGGGTTTGCAAAGCCATTGAAGGAGGAACATAAGTTGTTCCTATGGAAAGCGTTAATTCCGCTTCACAAGCCTAAGACAGTGGGTGTATATCTGCCGCAGCTCACATACTGCATAACACAATTTATAGAGAAGGAACCGAAGCTTGCAGGAACTGTGATTAGAGGTCTGTTGAAGTACTGGCCAGTTACAAATAGTCAGAAGGAGATGATGTTCTTGGGGGAGTTAGAAGAAGTGCTTGAGTTGATTGATATGGCCGAGTTTCAGAAGTGCATGGTGCCATTATTCCGGAGGATCGCAAATTGCCTCAATAGCTCACATTTTCAG GTTGCTGAGAGAGCCTTATTCTTGTGGAATAATGAACATTTGTTCGGTATGATCTCCCAAAACCGTCAAGTGATCGTGCCAATCGTATACCCAGCTCTGGAGAGAAATGCACGTTTGCACTGGAACCAATCGGTTCTCAATGTCACGATGAATGTGAGAAAAATGTTCTTTGACATGGACGAGAGATTGCTCCTGGCTTGCCAGAGCAACTTCCAAGCGGACGAAGAGAAGCGAGCCGCGGCGGAGGAGCGTCGAAGGCTCACATGGGAGCAACTGGAGCGGAACGCTGACCCTGCATTCCAACCAGCTAAAGCGCCCCCTTCCGCAGCCCCTCCGAGAGTCCCCACCGTGACATGA